The DNA region GCCAGGCGGATGTGATCATCGGTGCCGACGGCGTCTGGTCGAAGCTGCGGCAGGCAATCAAGGGCAGTCCCTCGCCGCGCTTTTCCGGTAATATAGCCTATCGCTTCACGATCGCCGGCAATTCCGCGCCGGCGTTCATCGACCGCGCAAGTGTTTCGGCGTTCCTTGGGCCGTCCGCCCATCTTATCTGCTATCCGCTGAAGGAGGCCGGCAGTTTCAATCTCGTCGCCATCACCGCCGGCAGTGCTGCGCGGCAGGACTGGCGCAACGAGCCGGCGGAGCAGCAATTGAAGCAGCTCACATCACGTTTTTCCGGATGGAGCGCCGATATCAAGTCGCTGTTCGGTGACGCCCGGATGACCTTCTGGCCGCTCTACGAGGCGACGGAGGGCACCTGGCAAAACGGAAGCGACACCGTCCTTATCGGCGATGCCGCTCACGCCATGACACCTTTTGCCGCCCAGGGCGCGGCGATGGCAATCGAAGATGGCTACGAGCTCGCGGCCCTGCTTGCGGCCCATTCTGTGAAGGAAGCCCTACCTCGTTTCGAACGGCAACGTGCGCCGCGCGTCGCGAAAATCCGCAAGCGCGGCGCATTCAACCGCTTTGCCTACCACGCCCGCGGCCCAGTCCGTCTCGGCCGCGATATTGTTCTTTCGCTGAAATCGCCGCAAAGCCTGGCAGCCGATCTGGACTGGATCTACGGCTACCGTCCGATCGATTGATCAAACGGCATTGGCAGCAGCAAGGCCGCGTTCGATGTCCGCCTTGATGTCGGCGACGTCTTCGAGACCGACCTGAAGCCGGATGACCGGCCCTTCCTGCGGCGCCTTGCGGATACGGCGGTCGTTGAGATTGACGTGCACTGCCAGGCTTTCGAAGCCGCCCCAGGAATATCCCAGGCCGAAGATCTGCAGTGCGTCGAGGAAGGCATGCGCCTTCGGCTTGAATTTTTCCGGGGCATCGGCCGCGAGCACGAAGGAGAAGATGCCGCTTGCGCCCTTGAAATCACGCTTCCAGAGTTCGTGCGACGGGAAGCTCGGCAGCGCCGGATGCAGGACGCTTGCGATCTCTTCCCTGCCCTCTAGCCATTTGGCGATCGTCAGCGCGCTTTCATAGTGCCGCTCAAGGCGCACACCCATGGTGCGCAGACCACGCAGGATCTGGTAGGCATCGTCCGGAGCCCCGCAAATGCCGAGCGTGATATTGGCTTCCTTCAACTGCTCCCAATACTTGGCATTCGCCGAGACCGTGCCCATCAGGATGTCGGAATGGCCGGAGGGATATTTCGTCGCGGCATGGATCGAAATATCGACGCCGAAGTCAAGGGGCCGGAAATAGACCGGCGTCGCCCAGGTATTGTCCATCGCAACGACCGCACCATGCTTGTGGGCGATTGCGGCAATGGCCGGAATATCCTGCATTTCGAATGTGTTCGAACCCGGCGCTTCAGTGTGCACCAACTTCGTGTTCGGCTTGAAAAGCTGCTCGATCTCCGCACCGATGGCCGGGTCGTAATATTCGACCTCGACGCCCAGACGCGTCAGCATCGTATCGCAGAAATGCCGCGTCGGCGTGTAGACCGAATCGACGATCAGAACGTGATCGCCGGAGGAGAGAAATGCGAGCAGCGGCACCGTAACGGCGGCAAGACCCGTTGGAACGAGGATCGTTCCGGCAGACCCCTCCAGTGCATTGATCGCCTCGCATAGCGCATCCGTCGTTGGCGTTCCGCGGGTGCCGTAGGTATATTTCTGCGACCGCGTCTCCATCGTCCTGGCGTTCGGGAAGAGCACCGTGGAGCCATGGACGACGGGAGGATTGACGAAACCGAAGTAGTCGACGGGATCGTTGCCAACATGGGTAAGGCGCGTGTTGATACCCGCGTTCTGCAGTAGACTGTCTCTGTCTTTCATAATCTGGAATGGCCTTTGGCGGAATGATGCAAAGCTGCACTTCTGGACCCGCCCCGCAAAACGGTCAACCCCGGGCTCGGAGAGGTAGATTACCCATTTCGTTACTTTGTCAGATATATCAGTGGATTACGCAACAATTTTCCGCAAAGGGCTGCCCATTTGCCGCTCAAATGCCTATCAGGACGGCGCATTTTGCCAAAATGCCAATTTCTGCCGCAATTGTGAACCGCGACACTTGACCGTGGTGATATTTGCGACTGTGATAGAACCGCTCGCGCCGGGAGGGTGTCGAGAATTGGGGGGCGAATGGTTTGCTTCAGCCGTCCCCTCCACAAAAACATAAGACAACAGATAAAGGTTGGGAAAAATGAAGATTAAGCTCCTGTCCGCCACCGTCGGCGCAGCAGTTTTCGCCCTTGGCGCCTCGGCTGCCTCGGCAGCCACTCTCGCAGACGTGAAGGCAAAGGGTTTCGTCCAGTGCGGCGTCAACAGCGGCCTCGTCGGCTTCGCTCAGCCTGACGCTTCCGGCAACTGGGCCGGCTTCGACGTCGATTTCTGCAAGGCGGTTGCTTCAGCCGTGTTCGGCGATCCGACTAAGGTCAAGTACACGCCTCTCTCCGCGAAAGACCGCTTCCCGGCGCTGCAATCCGGCGAAGTCGACGTCCTGTCGCGTAACACCACCTGGACGATCAACCGCGATACCGCTCTCGGCTTCAATTTCCGCGCGGTCACCTATTACGATGGTCAGGGCTTCATGGTTCGCAAGGGCCTGAACGTCAAGTCGGCTCTCGAGCTTTCCGGCGCCGCCGTCTGCGTTCAGGCCGGCACGACCACCGAACTCAACCTCGCCGACTATTTCAAGGCCAACAACCTTCAGTACAATCCGGTCGTTTTCGAAAAGCTCGAGGAAGTCAACGCTGCTTACGACTCCGGCCGTTGCGACGTTTACACGACCGACCAGTCCGGCCTTTATTCTCTGCGTCTGACGCTGAAGAACCCCGACGAGCACATAATCCTTCCGGAGATCATCTCAAAGGAACCGCTCGGCCCGGCCGTCCGCCAGGGTGACGACCAGTGGTTCGACGTCGTCTCCTGGACGGCCTTCGCTCTGGTCAATGCGGAAGACTTCGGCATTACCCAGGCCAACGTCGACGAGATGAAGAATTCGCCGAACCCGGATATCAAGCGCTTCCTCGGTTCGGAAACCGACACCAAGATCGGTACCGACCTCGGCCTCACCAACGATTGGGCCTATAATGTGATCAAAGGCGTCGGCAATTACGGCGAACTCTTCGAGCGCAACATCGGTCAGGGCAGCCCGCTCAAGATCGAGCGCGGCCTGAACGCTCTGTGGAGCAAGGGCGGTATCCAGTACGCACCGCCGGTCCGCTGATCGCCGGCCTGGAATGAAATACCGGAAAGGCGGGCAACCGCCTTTCCCTCGTCCAAGAAAAAAGCCCAAAACGGGCACATAGGGGAATTGGCTCGGCATGACGCAAGAGGCTCTGGGCACGACACCGTTGCCTAAAACCGGCTGGACCTTCCGGTCCGCCATGTATGACCCCAAATACCGGGGTATCTTCTATCAGGTTCTCACTGTCCTCGTCCTCGCCGGAGTGGTCTGGTGGATCGTGGACAACACGATCCAGAACCTCGCACGCAGCAATACGGCCTCCGGCTTCGCCTTCCTCAGGGGACGCGCCGGCTTCGAGGTCGGCCAGTCGCTGATTTCCTACTCCAGCGACTCGACCTATGGCCGCGCCCTCTTCGTTGGCTTCTTGAATACCCTGCTGGTCGCAGTTACGGGTATCATCACCGCAACGATCATCGGCTTTATCGTCGGCATCGGGCGACTGTCGCACAACTGGCTGATTGCCAAGCTGTGCACGGTCTATGTCGAAGTATTCCGCAACATCCCGCCGCTGCTCGTCATCTTCTTCTGGTATTCCGGCGTTCTCGCCGTTCTGCCGCAGCCGCGCGAATCCCTGCACCTGCCGTTCAGCATGTTCCTGAACAATCGTGGTCTCGCCTTCCCGAAGCCGATCTTCGAAGCGGGCATGTGGGCGGTTCTGATTGCCTTCGTCGTCGGCATCGCCGGCGCCATCATCACCGCGCGCTGGGCGCACAAGCGCCAGGCCGCGACTGGCCAGCCGTTCCATACGATCTGGGCGTCGATCGCGCTGATCGCCGGCCTGCCGGTCCTCGCCTTCCTGGTAACCGGCCTGCCGATGTCCTTCGACCTTCCGGTCGCCGGCAAGTTCAACCTGACGGGCGGCTCGGTCGTTGGCCCGGAATTCATGTCGCTGTTTCTGGCGCTGTCGTTCTATACGGCAGCCTTTATTGCCGAGATCGTCCGCGCCGGCATTCGCGGCGTGGCCAAGGGGCAGTCGGAGGCGGCAGGCGCCCTTGGGCTGCATCCTTCCTCCATCACCCGCCTTGTCGTGGTACCGCAGGCCTTCCGCATCATCATTCCGCCGCTGACGAGCCAGTATCTAAACCTGACGAAGAACTCGTCGCTCGCCATTGCGATCGGCTTTGCGGACCTTGTCGCCGTCGGCGGAACGACCCTCAACCAGACAGGCCAGTCCATCGAAATCGTGCTGATCTGGATCGTCGTCTATCTCAGCCTCAGCATTCTCACGTCGCTGTTCATGAACTGGTTCAACGCCAAGATGGCACTGGTGGAGAGATAAGATGTCCGTTTCCAACACCTCCTTTGTCAGAACGGCGATACTCACGGCTGAACCGCCGCCGCCCGGCGAACGTGGCGCTCCCGCTTGGGTTAGGCGCAACCTGCTCGCAACGCCGCGGGACATCGTGTTGACGGTGCTCGCGATCGCCGCCCTCGCCTGGGTCCTGCCGCAGCTGATTGACTGGCTGTTCATCCAGGCCGTGTGGACGGGCACCGACCGCACCTTCTGTGCAACTGCCGTTCAAGGCGGCATCCAGCCCGATGGCTGGAGTGGCGCGTGCTGGGCCTTCGTCAATGCGAAATTCGATCAGTTCGTTTTCGGCCGCTATCCGCTCGACGAGCGCTGGCGTCCGACGATCGTCGGTATTCTCTTCGTGCTCCTGCTGGTGCCGATGCTGATCCCGTCGGTGCCGCGCAAGGGCCTGAACGCGATCCTGCTTTTCGGCGTGCTGCCGATCTTCTCGTTCTTCATGCTTTATGGCGGCTTCGGCCTTGAAGTCGTCGACACACCGCTCTGGGGCGGTCTGCTCGTGACGCTGGTCGTCTCCTTCGTCGGCATGGCGGTCTCGCTTCCGTTCGGCATCATGCTGGCGCTCGGCCGACGATCGAGACTGCCCGTCGTCAAGGTGGTCTGCGTCACCTTCATCGAAGTGATCCGCGGCATCCCGCTGATCACGGTCCTCTTCATGGCAAGCGTCATGCTGCCGCTCTT from Rhizobium sullae includes:
- a CDS encoding cystathionine beta-lyase, which codes for MKDRDSLLQNAGINTRLTHVGNDPVDYFGFVNPPVVHGSTVLFPNARTMETRSQKYTYGTRGTPTTDALCEAINALEGSAGTILVPTGLAAVTVPLLAFLSSGDHVLIVDSVYTPTRHFCDTMLTRLGVEVEYYDPAIGAEIEQLFKPNTKLVHTEAPGSNTFEMQDIPAIAAIAHKHGAVVAMDNTWATPVYFRPLDFGVDISIHAATKYPSGHSDILMGTVSANAKYWEQLKEANITLGICGAPDDAYQILRGLRTMGVRLERHYESALTIAKWLEGREEIASVLHPALPSFPSHELWKRDFKGASGIFSFVLAADAPEKFKPKAHAFLDALQIFGLGYSWGGFESLAVHVNLNDRRIRKAPQEGPVIRLQVGLEDVADIKADIERGLAAANAV
- a CDS encoding amino acid ABC transporter substrate-binding protein; translation: MKIKLLSATVGAAVFALGASAASAATLADVKAKGFVQCGVNSGLVGFAQPDASGNWAGFDVDFCKAVASAVFGDPTKVKYTPLSAKDRFPALQSGEVDVLSRNTTWTINRDTALGFNFRAVTYYDGQGFMVRKGLNVKSALELSGAAVCVQAGTTTELNLADYFKANNLQYNPVVFEKLEEVNAAYDSGRCDVYTTDQSGLYSLRLTLKNPDEHIILPEIISKEPLGPAVRQGDDQWFDVVSWTAFALVNAEDFGITQANVDEMKNSPNPDIKRFLGSETDTKIGTDLGLTNDWAYNVIKGVGNYGELFERNIGQGSPLKIERGLNALWSKGGIQYAPPVR
- a CDS encoding amino acid ABC transporter permease, yielding MTQEALGTTPLPKTGWTFRSAMYDPKYRGIFYQVLTVLVLAGVVWWIVDNTIQNLARSNTASGFAFLRGRAGFEVGQSLISYSSDSTYGRALFVGFLNTLLVAVTGIITATIIGFIVGIGRLSHNWLIAKLCTVYVEVFRNIPPLLVIFFWYSGVLAVLPQPRESLHLPFSMFLNNRGLAFPKPIFEAGMWAVLIAFVVGIAGAIITARWAHKRQAATGQPFHTIWASIALIAGLPVLAFLVTGLPMSFDLPVAGKFNLTGGSVVGPEFMSLFLALSFYTAAFIAEIVRAGIRGVAKGQSEAAGALGLHPSSITRLVVVPQAFRIIIPPLTSQYLNLTKNSSLAIAIGFADLVAVGGTTLNQTGQSIEIVLIWIVVYLSLSILTSLFMNWFNAKMALVER
- a CDS encoding FAD-dependent monooxygenase translates to MPVEHAAIIGAGTAGLTAALALAKRGISSDIFEQAAALAEVGAGLQISPNASRILAKLGILHDIEKVWLEPQFIRLFSGDTLRPLAAVPAGDFARTRWGGPYGVLHRATLQKALLAQVEASSLCTLHCGSRIEPGILPATTRQADVIIGADGVWSKLRQAIKGSPSPRFSGNIAYRFTIAGNSAPAFIDRASVSAFLGPSAHLICYPLKEAGSFNLVAITAGSAARQDWRNEPAEQQLKQLTSRFSGWSADIKSLFGDARMTFWPLYEATEGTWQNGSDTVLIGDAAHAMTPFAAQGAAMAIEDGYELAALLAAHSVKEALPRFERQRAPRVAKIRKRGAFNRFAYHARGPVRLGRDIVLSLKSPQSLAADLDWIYGYRPID
- a CDS encoding amino acid ABC transporter permease produces the protein MSVSNTSFVRTAILTAEPPPPGERGAPAWVRRNLLATPRDIVLTVLAIAALAWVLPQLIDWLFIQAVWTGTDRTFCATAVQGGIQPDGWSGACWAFVNAKFDQFVFGRYPLDERWRPTIVGILFVLLLVPMLIPSVPRKGLNAILLFGVLPIFSFFMLYGGFGLEVVDTPLWGGLLVTLVVSFVGMAVSLPFGIMLALGRRSRLPVVKVVCVTFIEVIRGIPLITVLFMASVMLPLFLPTGWNVDKLMRAVIGVSIFASAYMAEVIRGGLQAIPKGQYEGADSLGLGYWQKMRLIVLPQAIKLVIPGIVNTFIGMFKDTSLVSIISMFDLLGIVRLNFTDANWASSVTPLTGLVFAGFVFWIFCFGMSRYSVFMERHLDTGHKR